TTTTTATTGCAAGAGTAAAagtgcagataaaaaaaaaaaacaaacacttttgcatttttactttaagGCATAaagtagtagtactagtattGGAAAGTTCTCAAGTGCCTCACATTTGTTCTTTGCTActatgtcatttctgagcttaaGATATCTCCAATATTAAGCACCATTTTATACATTGTTCTGGTTAATGTTGAAACATTGCACCCAAAATGTATGTTCATATGTTTGCTGTATTTACTGCACATAGACATGTCTTCgctttttttattcatcttaCTTGACAAAACATATTGTGCTTGTCACTGAACATGCAAAAGTGCAATATGcatctcaaaatgaaaaaagtacaTCCAAAACCTTGAAAAATAAAGAGGCCTTCTGAATGACCTTAGTGCAAGTAATATGCAGTTCTTTTTTCTACATCAAACACcattcatgtaaacaaatgacCTTAGAACACAAGTGCAAACTTATCTGTAAACAAATGATACATGTCCAAAAGGGACTGAACttgaaaaactgtaaagacTTATTTAATCATCACTGAAAAGAGCTTGTGTGTATGAAAACCCTGTGAGCCCTGTGCTCTCTGCAGGAGTGCTGGTGGGGTTTGCTATATTATTTGGTGTTCCTCGGACAGAGGATGAGTtgtttgtgaatgtgtgaaagGCTTGATTTGTGTGGGTTGATTGCATAGATGGTGTGTGAGTGTAATATTGCCCTCTTCCTTCATAAGGCATGTAGTGGGAAGGTTGTGCAGAAGGAGGCTGCATGACTTGTcttaaaagagaaaaaccctCAGCAATGGATGTAGTGAGCATGTTCAGAGTGttggtcatttttgcaaaattgtcCGCAGCTTGTTTTTCAGATGACTCTAACAAGTCCACCAGTTTTTTCTTGACTCGTTGATCCTCCTCTAATGCATGTAGCCACTGTGTCTCAGCAGGCAGCTTCCTCTTCAGACGGTCGTGCTTGTGTCCCCTCAGTTTAGCCTTTAtaacaaaagtaaaataaaaaacatgacattacaattaaaaaatgcattgCAAACAGTATCATTATACTGGGTTTAAATAATACAATGGCAATTACTATTCTATTTATCTTGGCACTGAAATATATCTGATGtttacagtgacaaaaaaaaagttattaatAAAATTGCAATTTCTTTAAGTACTCTTGAGTCTCTCACTTATTCAGGTCACATATTTGTTATATAATTGCGCTGAATCATTTGCATTTATCGTTAtacaatgtaaaatattttgagtACATACCTCAAGCAGCTCTCGCCTTTGTTTGACCGCGGGTGCACTGCTCTCCTGCTCGGTGTCAGACGCAGCCTCACTCGGCTCCATGTTTGATGAGGACGATGTACTGGGCGAGGGAATAGAGTTGTCCAAGTCATTGGTTTCGATCCCAGAAGGCATTGTAGTTGTGGCGGGGGAGCCTCCCCATATCTGTTCACACAACTCAAAGTAAAGAAGAACGACTCTTCCAAATCCACTCTTGCGTCCATTATCCACTGCCTGTCGATATTTGTTTCTGATAGCCTTCATTTTCGTGGTGAGAGTAGCCCGCGTTATCTCCGCCCGCACATGAGGGAACTCCTTTGTGGTCTCCGCAGGATACTGCTCCAAAAACAAAGTCAATATGTCCACGTACTTGCTTTGACAAGATTCCCAGTCTATATTTTCCTGTGTCTTGTTAACTTTGTACTCCAAAACAGCGTTTAGAAGCAATTCCGACTCCTTGTCGGTCCAAACAAACGAGCCTGGCgccatgtttcatgttttgcgGAAGTGACAACAAGGACGGACGTTCACTCTGATTGGACAGGATTTGGCGTGCTACTGCCACCTAAAGGCTTGgcatgtttgtgcatgtgcTTATAAACGCATATCTCCGGTTTGATATGGACGCGGATTTTTCCTATAAACGAGGTAGTGTggacacaattttttttttagacgaAGGGGGGTAAATATTCGGTTTTAAAAAAGCCCTGCTACGTGTGGACAAGgcctaagtgacgacagaggcgtgacgattctgaccattgattctgacagaaacaaccggaaacaactagcctagccacgctagacaactcACGGCAATGAATTCTCTACCAGGGTCgacgacaaaaacgacaacagtcgttgagctccattagcactgactctgaataatctttctgttaacatgtctgtaatatacttgagcttcacccattgactgtataaataaggcttcaccgaactaccgcatcctctgatttctggcgctcctattcgttgcgctgattggttgtatacctacccaattgctgccgagtgatttgatagacaaccttttagcccgcctccctccctgttgagcatgcctagacccttgtgtcttcagagcatgggtctagcgcagctaggctagtcataagcagcactgcacatgcaaaggcctagagtggtttcctgcttacattcaagctgtagcacaactcagaagttgtcagctctcacataatgcctaaaacaaaataattatgttaagctacaaaggcagccatcttggccctgctggaaattggcatgagtgagagacaggaagcaaataaaaaaactgaagatctccaagacagccgttcattacaccaagaaaaaaaacaagccaaaccTGGTTCTATCAAACTGCTTGCTGGTCacagcaggaaacgtctttctacatACCAGATGACCATGcactcatccgttcctgtgtcaggaatcatcatcagaccttaaaaatgagtgggcactgtcaagaaatgtgacttgttctgCAAGGACAGTTTGAAACAGACtccttgaagctggtctgaagtcacacaggacagcaagaagcccttcatcaatgaaaggcagaggaaaggccagttactctttgctggggatcacaaggattgacTGTTGATGACTGGTTAACgtcagtgatgaatccaattttcaggtgatgcccactccagtcaacttactggttagaaggaagcctggagaagctacaaaccagactgtctgcccctacagtaaaacatgggaaTGGATCATTGACCATCTGGGATTGTTTGAGCCTGGGTGGAACGGCGCAAATGCAACTGTGTGAAGGGCCAATGAACCAGGccactcttgaaaacagtcttcttccatcagctggaaaactctttcctgcccccagtgactggattttccaCAAAGACAATTCCCCTTGCTACACGGCAAGGTCAGTTGAAGCCTggatgaagaaccagaacattggaaccatgtcTTGGCCTGCTTAATCACCAAATCTAAATCCagttgaaaacctgtggaaaatcaaaAGCAacatggagaacc
This is a stretch of genomic DNA from Acanthochromis polyacanthus isolate Apoly-LR-REF ecotype Palm Island chromosome 1, KAUST_Apoly_ChrSc, whole genome shotgun sequence. It encodes these proteins:
- the LOC127536732 gene encoding uncharacterized protein LOC127536732, coding for MAPGSFVWTDKESELLLNAVLEYKVNKTQENIDWESCQSKYVDILTLFLEQYPAETTKEFPHVRAEITRATLTTKMKAIRNKYRQAVDNGRKSGFGRVVLLYFELCEQIWGGSPATTTMPSGIETNDLDNSIPSPSTSSSSNMEPSEAASDTEQESSAPAVKQRRELLEAKLRGHKHDRLKRKLPAETQWLHALEEDQRVKKKLVDLLESSEKQAADNFAKMTNTLNMLTTSIAEGFSLLRQVMQPPSAQPSHYMPYEGRGQYYTHTPSMQSTHTNQAFHTFTNNSSSVRGTPNNIANPTSTPAESTGLTGFSYTQALFSDD